A region from the Bacillus thuringiensis genome encodes:
- a CDS encoding protein phosphatase 2C — MLKKIKKFIVVAAATITLSAGFATISPQAASAHWADPQMNWAFNKGIINTDLRDSPATRQDAWLIMERLYTGANGYNYNDARSFAKQLRIAEDGRPTNWVTREEMGSFLYSFRYIAYTNKSWPGFGTTTNWASGNGIFDGSRPQDVATRAEVVTMIYRTYKKGLFDPVNY, encoded by the coding sequence ATGTTAAAAAAAATTAAAAAATTTATAGTTGTTGCTGCAGCAACTATAACGCTATCTGCTGGTTTCGCAACAATTTCGCCTCAAGCAGCATCAGCACATTGGGCGGATCCACAAATGAATTGGGCATTTAATAAAGGTATTATAAATACCGATTTACGTGATAGCCCAGCAACTCGACAAGATGCATGGCTAATTATGGAAAGATTGTATACTGGTGCTAATGGTTATAACTACAATGATGCTCGTAGTTTTGCAAAACAACTACGAATTGCTGAAGATGGACGTCCAACTAACTGGGTAACTCGTGAAGAAATGGGTTCATTCCTTTATAGCTTTAGATACATAGCTTACACTAATAAATCATGGCCTGGTTTCGGTACAACAACTAATTGGGCATCTGGAAATGGAATTTTTGATGGTTCTCGTCCACAAGACGTTGCTACAAGAGCTGAAGTTGTAACTATGATTTATAGAACATACAAAAAAGGCTTATTTGATCCTGTAAACTATTAA
- a CDS encoding hemolysin XhlA family protein, giving the protein MEDVYVKIDSLKAEQKELMRDIRNLETRTTINEKDIATINKQLEKISMNTTWILRIIISAITMSVLGLILKGMI; this is encoded by the coding sequence TTGGAAGATGTTTATGTAAAAATTGACAGTTTAAAAGCAGAACAAAAAGAACTAATGCGAGATATTCGTAATTTAGAAACTCGCACAACAATTAATGAGAAAGACATAGCTACAATTAATAAGCAATTAGAAAAGATTAGCATGAATACAACTTGGATTTTACGAATTATTATTAGTGCAATTACTATGTCAGTTTTGGGCTTAATATTAAAAGGAATGATTTAG
- a CDS encoding TetR/AcrR family transcriptional regulator — protein MIRLEKENKKMKIIQSATILFSTRGVRNTTVDEIAKKAKVGKGTIYYYYTDKTQILCDCYMRHIQLKRSQLFDLYKEEKDVLLRIQKILHYISLEYHQDPFVSTLFQEYKEYHSPEITTCFKQSEEEAIKMISNLLEKGYKQGTFHKVPLPLTAFMLVRMIFNYEQDYMKDDKSDKEFLQLLKHMLLKN, from the coding sequence ATGATAAGATTAGAAAAAGAAAATAAAAAAATGAAAATCATTCAATCTGCCACAATACTGTTCTCTACGCGTGGTGTTCGTAACACAACGGTTGATGAAATTGCAAAGAAAGCTAAAGTTGGTAAAGGAACTATTTATTATTACTATACAGATAAAACTCAAATTTTATGTGACTGCTATATGCGTCATATTCAACTTAAACGCTCACAATTATTTGATTTATATAAAGAGGAAAAGGATGTTTTACTACGAATACAAAAAATCCTTCATTATATCAGCCTAGAATATCATCAAGACCCATTTGTTTCTACACTCTTTCAAGAATATAAAGAGTACCATTCACCTGAAATTACAACTTGTTTTAAACAATCTGAAGAAGAAGCAATTAAAATGATAAGTAATTTGCTTGAAAAAGGTTATAAGCAAGGGACTTTTCATAAGGTACCATTACCGCTAACAGCTTTTATGTTAGTGCGAATGATTTTTAACTATGAACAGGATTATATGAAAGATGATAAAAGTGATAAAGAATTTCTGCAGTTGCTAAAACATATGCTTCTTAAAAACTAG
- the asnB gene encoding asparagine synthase (glutamine-hydrolyzing) codes for MCGIAGWIDWTKDLTNEQETLKKMTDAIIHRGPDAEGHWFSKRAALGHRRLIVIDPEGGLQPMLYKDGNNTIGLTFNGEIYNYQELRKELEEKGHEFQTKSDTEVLLHAYLEWQEDCVQHLNGIFAFGIWDERFGKLMLGRDHLGVKPLFFAQRGSAILFGSELKVLLSHPLVDAEVDKEGLSEIFCLGPTRTPGHAIFKDIHEVRAGHYMTFTSNGSNTTQYWKLESKNHIDDIDMTVETIRSILQDTVKRQLIADRPVVSMLSGGLDSSGLTGLAGNEFGNKGENLHTYSLNFINDEKDFEQDFLRFDRDEPWVKRVAEYVGTKHHSIELGSDSLIEHLLIPMRARDLPGVGELETSLYLLFKEMKKEATVALSGESADEVFSGYPWFHQEQFLDAEIFPWGVNLWYSTEILSDDLKAKISPEKYQKQKFEDAVAEVPFLEGESDLQMKQRQMSYMFITRFLPFMLERKDRTSMMNGFEVRVPFCDYRLVEYLWNVPFEMKSIDNIEKGILRRAFENVLPEDVLYRKKSAYPSTKDASYLQGISDWMLHVLNDPQSPILPLINVERVRAIAEGKDKVISGNDARSIIDYLLQVNSWLQEYNIKLV; via the coding sequence ATGTGTGGAATTGCAGGGTGGATAGACTGGACTAAAGACTTGACTAATGAACAAGAAACGTTAAAAAAAATGACAGATGCTATCATTCACCGAGGACCTGATGCAGAGGGGCATTGGTTTTCAAAACGAGCGGCATTAGGTCATCGACGTCTCATTGTCATTGATCCTGAAGGTGGCCTTCAACCTATGCTGTATAAAGATGGAAATAATACGATTGGTCTTACGTTCAATGGAGAAATTTATAACTATCAAGAATTACGTAAAGAACTTGAGGAGAAAGGTCATGAATTTCAGACAAAGTCTGATACTGAGGTATTACTACATGCCTATTTAGAATGGCAAGAAGATTGTGTTCAACACTTAAATGGGATTTTTGCTTTTGGTATTTGGGATGAAAGATTTGGGAAATTGATGCTTGGTCGTGATCATCTAGGTGTGAAGCCTTTATTTTTCGCTCAAAGAGGGAGTGCAATTCTCTTTGGTTCAGAGTTAAAAGTTTTACTTTCGCACCCACTTGTAGATGCAGAAGTAGATAAAGAAGGACTTTCTGAGATATTTTGTCTTGGACCAACACGTACCCCAGGTCATGCAATTTTCAAGGATATACACGAAGTGCGTGCTGGCCATTATATGACGTTTACCTCTAATGGCTCGAATACGACACAGTATTGGAAACTTGAAAGTAAAAACCATATAGATGATATTGATATGACAGTGGAGACTATCCGCTCCATTTTACAAGATACGGTTAAACGTCAGTTAATTGCTGATAGACCAGTGGTATCTATGCTTTCCGGAGGTTTGGATTCAAGTGGTCTAACAGGTTTAGCAGGAAACGAATTTGGGAATAAAGGGGAAAACCTTCATACATATTCCCTGAATTTCATCAATGATGAAAAAGACTTTGAGCAAGACTTCCTTCGTTTTGATCGTGATGAACCTTGGGTGAAACGTGTGGCTGAATATGTAGGAACAAAGCATCACTCTATAGAGTTGGGATCAGATAGTTTAATAGAGCATTTATTAATTCCAATGCGAGCACGTGATCTACCAGGAGTTGGAGAACTAGAAACATCACTTTATTTGCTATTTAAGGAAATGAAAAAAGAAGCAACAGTTGCACTTTCAGGCGAATCCGCAGATGAAGTGTTCTCAGGATATCCATGGTTCCATCAAGAACAGTTTTTAGATGCAGAGATATTCCCTTGGGGTGTTAATTTATGGTATAGTACAGAAATTTTATCAGACGATCTTAAAGCGAAGATTAGCCCTGAAAAATATCAAAAACAAAAATTTGAAGATGCGGTTGCTGAGGTTCCTTTTTTAGAAGGTGAAAGTGATCTGCAAATGAAGCAACGTCAAATGTCTTACATGTTTATTACACGTTTCTTGCCATTTATGCTTGAACGAAAAGATCGTACAAGTATGATGAATGGCTTTGAAGTACGCGTTCCATTTTGCGATTACCGGCTTGTAGAATACTTATGGAATGTTCCATTCGAAATGAAAAGCATAGACAATATTGAAAAAGGTATTTTACGTCGAGCTTTTGAAAATGTACTTCCAGAGGATGTACTTTATCGCAAAAAAAGTGCATATCCAAGCACAAAGGATGCTTCATATCTACAAGGTATTAGTGATTGGATGTTACATGTGTTGAACGATCCTCAATCACCTATTTTACCATTAATAAATGTAGAAAGAGTTCGTGCTATTGCAGAAGGAAAAGACAAAGTAATTTCTGGTAATGATGCACGAAGTATAATAGATTATTTACTTCAAGTTAATAGTTGGCTTCAGGAATATAATATTAAATTAGTATGA
- the satA gene encoding streptothricin N-acetyltransferase SatA: protein MNLLIRELVVDDLDDLPEIDDSFIVNSRLIFSLSKVNKQIEYTVEDVPSYEKSYLQDQYDDELAYTEYINNPEQVIYIAILHDQIIGVMVLKKNWNHYAYIEDIKVDKKYRSLGVGRRLIEQATQWAKESNMPGIMLETQNNNVAACRFYEKCGFVIGGLDFLVYRGIHEESDEVAMYWYLHFK, encoded by the coding sequence ATGAACCTTTTAATTAGAGAATTAGTAGTAGATGATTTAGACGATTTACCGGAGATTGATGATAGTTTTATAGTAAATTCTCGGTTGATTTTTTCTCTTTCAAAAGTAAATAAGCAAATAGAATATACAGTAGAAGACGTTCCAAGTTATGAGAAAAGTTATTTACAAGACCAATATGATGATGAACTAGCATACACTGAATATATAAATAATCCTGAACAAGTAATTTACATAGCAATTTTACATGATCAAATTATAGGAGTAATGGTATTGAAAAAGAATTGGAATCACTATGCTTACATAGAAGATATAAAGGTGGATAAAAAATATCGTTCACTTGGAGTTGGTAGGAGGTTAATTGAGCAAGCAACACAGTGGGCAAAAGAAAGCAATATGCCAGGTATAATGCTTGAAACACAAAATAATAATGTAGCAGCATGTAGGTTCTATGAAAAATGTGGGTTTGTAATAGGTGGGTTGGATTTTTTAGTATATAGAGGGATACATGAAGAAAGCGATGAAGTTGCAATGTATTGGTATTTGCATTTCAAATGA
- a CDS encoding DUF6773 family protein, with the protein MEKLKKWFSLSTHSDERIQQIEMKIWAQSGIIVLLLAFIDVVIRGAYLHHPFLEWIASLAIIICYMIFFFIKSILTGVYETDINNKEQLKEKLKEKMSDTFILCFVAIGATTYKYNLPEDFVGWLAVIAKFIILFAFLFGVQYLITVIAWKRSNEI; encoded by the coding sequence ATGGAAAAATTAAAAAAATGGTTTTCACTCAGTACACACTCAGATGAAAGAATTCAACAAATCGAAATGAAAATTTGGGCGCAATCTGGAATTATTGTCCTACTTTTAGCTTTTATAGATGTTGTAATAAGGGGAGCATATCTACACCACCCATTCCTAGAATGGATTGCTTCATTAGCCATTATAATTTGTTATATGATATTCTTTTTTATTAAATCTATTCTGACTGGCGTTTATGAAACTGATATTAATAATAAAGAGCAATTAAAAGAAAAATTAAAAGAAAAAATGAGTGATACCTTTATCTTGTGTTTTGTAGCAATAGGTGCTACCACATACAAATATAATTTACCTGAAGATTTCGTTGGATGGTTAGCAGTAATAGCAAAATTTATTATACTTTTTGCTTTCCTATTTGGTGTTCAATATCTTATTACAGTAATAGCTTGGAAGAGATCAAATGAAATTTAA
- a CDS encoding YjcZ family sporulation protein → MGYGGSCGEGCGFAGGFALLVVLFILLIIIGCSCFC, encoded by the coding sequence ATGGGATATGGTGGTAGTTGCGGCGAAGGCTGTGGTTTTGCTGGAGGCTTTGCTTTACTCGTTGTACTCTTTATACTATTAATCATTATCGGATGCAGTTGTTTCTGCTAA